One part of the Streptomyces sp. NBC_00286 genome encodes these proteins:
- a CDS encoding SpoIIE family protein phosphatase encodes MVSDGAAGRRTRTLRAELALKTLNADRGSPERLRGVIELVLVFSGAVVAAVYAPGDGDAPRNGDAAGEGDRLTLLESAGVPLSLYGLRDSYPLTGNSPAAESYRLGQPLWLGPEEVAAGPDTPRTSAGDYSLAALPLPTGPHGGGCLLAVTDSSDGFDTEDRHCLGLLAEAMVCPEQSRPAPEDALAAEDLLPRSSFSLAMDTGRVEVDDETLELFGIGREEFDGKVETLLGMTVPEDLPSLMSVVEADHMSIGDRELEFRIRRPTGEQKWLRLRGRLLPGGDGQPDRLVGTVADASKLRPGVNEVARVQRLAAALASAGTVRDVSQAVVTALREPLQADRIALAELEGDRLVVTVLDPPEPEAWPEVWRTEWRSEWPDAPIRTMPTLAAALREGRAAIWPAGTPLEPALADVGPGGLAVLPLPAGGRMAGACLIGWDAPHDFGPDERALLTASAGLAGQALMRAHAFDAEHELVGTLQRTLLPRRLPTLPGGVAVARYLPTTAGLEVGGDWYDVIPLPDNHVALVIGDVQGHNAGAATLMGQMRTALRAYAVEGHPPDVVVSHANRLLMDMETDLFATCAYVDVDMEEGIAWCVRAGHLPPVLRHPDGSTEIVVTEGGPPLGVVTQAEFPMTEIPLRPGALLALTTDGLVESAELDLEDGLRRMADQMAASDPAHLGLVADALLTYANRSDDVALLLMRYDGMALRPERESWTVWRVPQAVGHARRFTKRTLRAWGVTQQTDAILLVVSELVTNALVHTDGQVRLDLTLINNRFRVAVADISPRTPIKPSSIGWEATGGRGILLVEALSAAWGTVPVSGGKQVWCEIALS; translated from the coding sequence GTCATCGAGCTGGTCCTGGTCTTCAGCGGCGCGGTCGTCGCCGCCGTCTACGCGCCCGGGGACGGCGACGCCCCCAGGAACGGCGACGCGGCCGGGGAGGGCGACCGGCTCACCCTGCTCGAGTCGGCGGGCGTACCGCTCTCCCTGTACGGGCTGCGCGACAGCTACCCGCTGACCGGCAACTCGCCCGCGGCGGAGTCGTACCGCCTGGGACAGCCGCTCTGGCTCGGCCCGGAGGAAGTCGCCGCAGGACCCGACACCCCGCGGACGTCCGCGGGGGACTACTCGCTGGCCGCCCTGCCCCTGCCCACGGGCCCGCACGGCGGCGGCTGTCTGCTCGCCGTGACCGACAGCTCCGACGGCTTCGACACCGAGGACCGCCACTGTCTCGGGCTGCTCGCCGAGGCCATGGTCTGCCCGGAGCAGTCCCGGCCCGCGCCCGAGGACGCACTGGCGGCAGAGGACCTGCTGCCCCGCAGCTCATTCAGCCTGGCCATGGACACCGGGCGGGTCGAGGTCGACGACGAGACGCTGGAGCTGTTCGGCATCGGGCGCGAGGAGTTCGACGGCAAGGTCGAGACGCTGCTGGGCATGACCGTGCCGGAGGACCTGCCCTCGCTGATGTCCGTGGTCGAGGCGGACCATATGTCCATCGGCGACCGCGAGTTGGAGTTCCGCATCCGCCGGCCCACCGGGGAGCAGAAGTGGCTCAGGCTGCGCGGACGGCTGCTGCCCGGGGGCGACGGGCAGCCGGACCGGCTCGTGGGCACCGTCGCGGACGCCTCGAAACTGCGGCCCGGCGTCAACGAGGTGGCCCGCGTCCAGCGCCTCGCCGCCGCCCTAGCCTCCGCCGGCACCGTCCGCGACGTCAGCCAGGCCGTCGTCACCGCCCTGCGCGAGCCGCTGCAGGCCGACCGGATCGCACTGGCCGAACTCGAGGGCGACCGGCTCGTCGTCACCGTCCTCGACCCGCCCGAACCAGAAGCCTGGCCCGAGGTGTGGCGCACCGAATGGCGCTCGGAATGGCCCGACGCGCCCATACGCACCATGCCGACCCTGGCCGCCGCCCTGCGCGAGGGCCGCGCCGCGATCTGGCCCGCCGGGACACCACTCGAACCCGCGCTCGCCGACGTCGGCCCCGGCGGCCTCGCCGTCCTGCCGCTGCCGGCCGGCGGACGCATGGCCGGCGCCTGCCTGATCGGCTGGGACGCCCCGCACGACTTCGGCCCCGACGAACGCGCCCTGCTCACCGCCTCCGCCGGGCTCGCCGGCCAGGCCCTGATGCGCGCCCACGCCTTCGACGCCGAACACGAACTCGTCGGCACGCTGCAGCGCACGCTGCTTCCGCGCCGGCTGCCCACCCTGCCCGGCGGGGTCGCCGTCGCCCGTTATCTGCCCACCACCGCGGGCCTGGAGGTCGGCGGCGACTGGTACGACGTGATCCCGCTGCCCGACAACCATGTCGCCCTCGTCATCGGCGACGTCCAGGGCCACAACGCCGGAGCCGCCACCCTCATGGGCCAGATGCGCACCGCCCTGCGCGCGTACGCCGTCGAAGGGCACCCCCCGGACGTGGTGGTCTCGCACGCCAACCGGCTCCTCATGGACATGGAGACCGACCTCTTCGCCACCTGCGCCTACGTCGACGTCGACATGGAGGAGGGCATCGCCTGGTGCGTACGGGCCGGACATCTGCCTCCGGTCCTGCGCCACCCCGACGGCAGCACCGAGATCGTGGTTACGGAGGGCGGACCCCCGCTCGGCGTCGTCACCCAGGCCGAGTTCCCGATGACCGAGATACCGCTGCGGCCGGGCGCGCTGCTGGCCCTGACCACGGACGGTCTCGTCGAGTCCGCCGAACTCGACCTCGAGGACGGCCTGCGCCGCATGGCCGACCAGATGGCGGCCTCCGACCCCGCCCACCTCGGCCTCGTGGCCGACGCCCTGCTCACGTACGCCAACCGCTCCGACGACGTAGCCCTGTTGCTCATGCGCTACGACGGCATGGCGCTGCGCCCCGAGCGCGAGTCGTGGACGGTATGGCGCGTTCCCCAGGCCGTAGGCCACGCCCGCCGCTTCACCAAGCGCACGCTGCGCGCCTGGGGCGTCACCCAGCAGACCGACGCCATCCTCCTGGTCGTCTCCGAACTCGTCACCAACGCCCTCGTCCACACCGACGGCCAGGTCCGGCTGGACCTCACCCTCATCAACAACCGCTTCCGCGTAGCGGTCGCCGACATCTCCCCCCGCACCCCCATCAAACCCAGCAGCATCGGCTGGGAAGCCACCGGCGGCCGGGGCATCCTCCTGGTCGAGGCCCTGTCGGCGGCGTGGGGCACGGTGCCGGTGAGCGGGGGCAAACAGGTCTGGTGCGAGATCGCCCTGAGCTGA
- a CDS encoding metallophosphoesterase family protein, translating to MLRLLLTSDTHLPKRAKELPAPLLAELPRADVVIHAGDWVDAATLDLLESRSRRLIGVYGNNDGPELRARLPEVARAELDGLHLGVVHETGAAAGRERRCAARYPDLDVLVFGHSHIPWDTTAPSGLRLLNPGSPTDRRRQPHCTYMTALVDGGRLTDVTLHRLPPRHHEALSADSRDGP from the coding sequence GTGCTCCGCCTCCTGCTGACGTCCGACACCCACCTCCCCAAGCGCGCCAAGGAACTCCCGGCACCGCTCCTCGCCGAACTCCCGCGCGCCGACGTCGTGATCCACGCCGGCGACTGGGTGGACGCAGCCACCCTCGACCTCCTGGAGAGCCGGTCGCGGCGGCTGATCGGCGTCTACGGCAACAACGACGGCCCCGAGCTCAGAGCGCGCCTGCCCGAAGTGGCCCGCGCCGAACTGGACGGCCTGCACCTCGGCGTCGTCCACGAAACCGGCGCCGCTGCGGGCCGCGAACGCCGCTGCGCCGCCCGCTACCCCGACCTCGACGTCCTTGTCTTCGGCCACAGCCACATCCCCTGGGACACCACGGCACCGAGCGGCCTGCGCCTGCTCAACCCCGGCTCACCCACGGACCGCCGACGCCAGCCGCACTGCACGTACATGACCGCGCTCGTCGACGGCGGCCGGCTGACCGACGTGACGCTGCACCGGCTGCCGCCCCGTCATCACGAAGCGCTCAGCGCCGACTCCCGCGACGGCCCCTGA